A stretch of Plodia interpunctella isolate USDA-ARS_2022_Savannah chromosome 15, ilPloInte3.2, whole genome shotgun sequence DNA encodes these proteins:
- the LOC128675858 gene encoding uncharacterized protein LOC128675858, translating into MNRFIQVGVLCYILFVVFLIVDFGCANSDNNLHYRPRRYLSFKNNTQFFLRLNFKANMVWWNQIFAQALGFRINWMEPPDTFHPYHHLYRRSVYRNLEVLLDKNGLNGFHCVRRAICEIGVIGETSSLYYRILKMVFRHQSSSTDKWHNVPDEECPTSIISCPFSLLDVSLYTDM; encoded by the exons ATGAACAGATTTATTCAAGTGGGTGTGttgtgttatatattatttgttgtatttttaatagtagACTTTGGATGTGCCAATAGCGATAACAATTTACACTACAGGCCTCGGAGATATctaagttttaaaaacaacacACAATTCTTT ctCCGTCTAAACTTCAAAGCCAACATGGTGTGGTGGAACCAGATCTTCGCGCAGGCGTTAGGGTTCCGCATAAACTGGATGGAGCCGCCCGACACCTTCCATCCATACCACCATCTGTATAGACGATCGGTTTACAGGAATTTAGAGGTTTTATTAGATAA AAATGGTCTGAATGGTTTCCACTGCGTTCGACGAGCAATTTGTGAGATAGGAGTCATTGGTGAAACGAGTAGCTTGTATTACAGGATTTTGAAAATGGTTTTCag gcaTCAGTCGTCGTCAACAGATAAATGGCATAACGTGCCTGATGAAGAATGTCCTACGTCGATCATTTCTTGCCCATTTTCCTTATTAGATGTGTCTCTTTACACTGATATGTAG